A genome region from Halorussus pelagicus includes the following:
- a CDS encoding Hvo_1808 family surface protein encodes MQPRGSRLTAVLLVIALLGSGVAGATLSGADADATPGDTDTGVTPAEPTPSASAQDGSDAARTASCAATPPENGSDPDSDVRGWENGIWYDESIDVDQSDGVQRGERKRIVSRTMARVEAVRCVEFDQTVPVSVISREEFRRAQASQNVPERLRTFDNGKFEALLLVGEDNDSIAVQTENRGSGVLGFYSPQTDEIVVIAESAEELRLDELTLAHELMHAWQDQQFDLAGSPFDAKLRDQVNARNGLVEGDASYTETLYERRCSEGWQCLDAPERGQRGELANIGVYLLKFQPYSDGPAFVRMVRNVGGWDAVNAMYANLPASAEQVIHPLKYRSDPPTNVTLTDATTDAWERVRAPDRPGYARLGEAAVMMTFVYPYYDSGRETEIVPAEEWFDYNQSGGLSETDPLNYESNYSTGWDGDRLHVYENEEGELGYVWKLAWDSPQHAQQFIRGYQRVLEYWGGEQVGPNTWRIPDGGFADAFHLKVDGRNVTIVNAPTVEGLSEVNRDIGPISAANQSVETVADPAEIVGNETTNATANATTAEGSVTAAAS; translated from the coding sequence ATGCAACCACGGGGCAGTAGACTGACGGCCGTACTATTGGTAATCGCACTGCTCGGGTCGGGAGTCGCCGGGGCGACGCTCAGTGGCGCGGACGCCGACGCGACGCCCGGAGACACCGACACAGGGGTCACCCCGGCGGAACCGACGCCGAGCGCGAGCGCACAGGACGGGAGCGACGCGGCCCGGACCGCGAGTTGCGCGGCGACCCCGCCCGAGAACGGGTCGGACCCCGACTCCGACGTGAGGGGGTGGGAGAACGGCATCTGGTACGACGAGTCCATCGACGTGGACCAGAGCGACGGGGTCCAGCGGGGCGAGCGCAAGCGAATCGTCTCGCGGACGATGGCCCGCGTCGAGGCGGTGCGGTGCGTCGAATTCGACCAGACCGTTCCCGTGTCGGTCATTAGCCGCGAGGAGTTCCGGCGAGCGCAGGCGAGCCAGAACGTCCCCGAGCGACTTCGGACGTTCGACAACGGGAAGTTCGAGGCCCTGTTGCTCGTCGGCGAGGACAACGACTCCATCGCGGTCCAGACCGAGAACCGCGGGAGCGGCGTCCTCGGGTTCTACAGCCCGCAGACCGACGAAATAGTGGTCATCGCTGAAAGCGCCGAGGAGCTTCGCCTCGACGAGTTGACGCTCGCGCACGAACTGATGCACGCGTGGCAGGACCAGCAGTTCGACCTCGCCGGAAGTCCGTTCGACGCGAAACTGCGCGACCAAGTGAACGCCCGGAACGGTCTCGTCGAGGGCGACGCGAGTTACACCGAAACGCTCTACGAGCGACGGTGTAGCGAGGGGTGGCAGTGTCTCGACGCGCCCGAGCGCGGCCAGCGCGGCGAACTCGCCAACATCGGCGTCTACCTGCTGAAGTTCCAACCGTACAGCGACGGTCCCGCGTTCGTCCGGATGGTCCGGAACGTGGGCGGATGGGACGCCGTGAACGCGATGTACGCGAACCTACCAGCGAGCGCCGAGCAGGTCATCCACCCGCTGAAGTACCGGAGTGACCCGCCGACGAACGTGACGCTGACCGACGCCACGACCGACGCGTGGGAGCGCGTACGAGCGCCCGACCGGCCCGGCTACGCCCGACTCGGTGAGGCCGCGGTGATGATGACGTTCGTCTACCCGTACTACGACAGCGGGAGAGAGACCGAAATCGTCCCGGCCGAAGAGTGGTTCGACTACAACCAGTCGGGCGGTCTCAGTGAGACCGACCCGCTCAACTACGAGTCGAACTACTCGACTGGCTGGGACGGCGACCGACTCCACGTCTACGAGAACGAAGAGGGCGAACTCGGCTACGTCTGGAAACTCGCGTGGGACTCGCCACAGCACGCCCAGCAGTTCATCAGGGGCTACCAGCGCGTCCTCGAATACTGGGGCGGCGAGCAGGTCGGCCCGAATACGTGGCGCATCCCCGACGGCGGGTTCGCCGACGCCTTCCACCTGAAGGTAGACGGCCGGAACGTGACCATCGTGAACGCGCCGACCGTCGAGGGTCTCTCGGAAGTCAATCGGGATATCGGCCCGATTTCGGCGGCGAACCAGTCCGTCGAGACCGTCGCCGACCCCGCCGAGATAGTCGGAAACGAGACGACGAACGCGACGGCAAACGCGACGACGGCCGAAGGAAGCGTCACGGCCGCGGCGTCGTAG